In Klebsiella aerogenes, the DNA window ACTATCGTTGTTACATGGTCTGCGAAATTATCGCCGCACTAGGGAGGATAACGTTGCGTAAGCAACGGCCCGTAGGGCGAGGCGTAGACGAGTCATCCTCCCGGATGCACCATTCTTGCCCGATTCAGATGAATTCTGTAGTAAACTAGTTATTCCGATGCATCCGTAGCTCAGCTGGATAGAGTACTCGGCTACGAACCGAGCGGTCGGAGGTTCGAATCCTCCCGGATGCACCATTCTTACCTGATTCAGATGAATTCTGTAGTAAACTAGTTATTCCGATGCATCCGTAGCTCAGCTGGATAGAGTACTCGGCTACGAACCGAGCGGTCGGAGGTTCGAATCCTCCCGGATGCACCATATTCTCCTTAATAACAGCAATACTGCCTGTTTTTATGGTCTGCGAAATTATCGCCGCACCAGGGAGGATAACGTTGCGTAAGCAACGGCCCGTAGGGCGAGGCGCAGCCGAGTCATCCTCCCGGATGCACCATATTCCCCCCAGCAAAACTCCCCATTAGCATCCTGACTAAAACAACGCATCCCAGCTCCTCGATAATCAACACATTTCTTATTGGCAAGTCGCTCTTTCCACTATAATTTATCCCTGTATATCTACCTGAACCGGGTGTGATGAATGCAAGGAGAGAAATCAATGAAATGGTTCAAAGCAATACCTGCCTTTTGCGCAACGCTTCTGGTCGCCGTCTCTCTGGCGGGATGCGCCGGATCGTCCACCAAAGAGAGCACCGGTGGTTACATTGACGATACCGTGGTGACTACCAAGGTAAAAAGCGCGCTGTTTAACGACAAAGATATTAAATCCACTGAAATCAGCGTTCAGACCTTTAAAGGCCGCGTGCAGCTGAGCGGTTTCGTATCGTCTGCAGAAAGCGCTCAACGCGCGGTAGAAGTCACCCGTCGCGTGCAGGGCGTACGCGTGGTTGAGAACGACTTGCGAGTCAAATAAAACGATTGACGATGCCCCCATCGAATAAGGCGCCTGTAGGCGCCTTTGCTGTCTCTGGCGCCCCCGCGACAAAACCCGCCTTTTGCGATAAAGTAACGTTTCCTTATTCGGTTGGTGAGAACACGATGTACGAACGTTACGCAGGACTGATTTTCGATATGGATGGCACCATCCTCGATACCGAGCCGACGCATC includes these proteins:
- a CDS encoding BON domain-containing protein is translated as MKWFKAIPAFCATLLVAVSLAGCAGSSTKESTGGYIDDTVVTTKVKSALFNDKDIKSTEISVQTFKGRVQLSGFVSSAESAQRAVEVTRRVQGVRVVENDLRVK